The following coding sequences lie in one Leucoraja erinacea ecotype New England unplaced genomic scaffold, Leri_hhj_1 Leri_177S, whole genome shotgun sequence genomic window:
- the LOC129716174 gene encoding zinc finger protein 239-like, with product MMGRNKEKRYECDVCGKAWQCPSWLEAHRRLHTGERPFDCSDCGKSFTHMSALQVHRRLHTSEKPYDCSTCGKSFTQLSGLQGHWRVHSGERPYTCSDCGKGFKSSSHLKVHRRLHTGERPYTCSDCGKGFSRSSHLLVHQRTHTGEQPYTCAQCGKGFTQSYNLLVHQRTHTGERPYTCTQCGKGFTQFSNLLSHQRVHAGDRPSPSPVCGERFATASHDLSHQHERLVPLRKAIQECTGAAGAPADTH from the coding sequence atgatggggcgcaacaaggagaagcggtatgagtgtgacgtgtgtggcaaggcctggcagtgcCCGAGCTGGCTGGAGGCCCACCGGCGgttgcacacgggagaacgcccctttgactgctccgactgcggcaagagctttacccATATGTCGGCGCTGCAGGTGCACCGGCGCCTGCACACGAGTGAGAAGCCCTATgactgctccacctgcggcaagagctttacccAGTTGTCGGGGCTGCAGGGGCACTGGCGGGTGCACAGCggtgagcggccctacacctgcagcgactgcggcaaaggcttcaagtcgtcgtcgcacctgaaggtgcacaggcgcctgcacaccggggaacggccctacacctgcagcgactgcggcaagggcttctccCGCTCCAgccacctgctggtgcaccagcgcactcACACTGGCGAGCAGCCTTACACCTGCGcacagtgtggcaagggctttaCCCAGTCCTacaacctgctggtgcaccaacgcacccacaccggcgagcgcccctacacctgcacccagtgcggcaagggcttcacccagttcagcaacctgctgtcccaccagcgggtgcacgccggcgaccgtcccagccccagccctgtgtgtggagagcgctttgccaCGGCCTCCCATGACCTATCTCATCAGCACGAGCGGCTGGTCCCACTGCGGAAAGCAATTCAAGAGTgcacgggggctgcgggagcacccgCGGATACACACTAA